In one window of Tubulanus polymorphus chromosome 3, tnTubPoly1.2, whole genome shotgun sequence DNA:
- the LOC141902014 gene encoding MAM and LDL-receptor class A domain-containing protein 1-like isoform X1, translated as MDNKILIILLAWFVGSIMAIPSKRYNGVLDTDFETDNGIWKSQRKFKWTRQSGSTPTSGTGPSGDHTTGNGTYVYMESSPPARRGNRARFEANIQSASDACVMNFYYHMYGSTMGRLQVKLNGDVLFSKSGNQGNQWKLGSVPIAKGNAAIEFVAIRGSYRMSDIAIDDVTFTTGCSTVTPAQLTTDFETDIGMWNSRGTLEWTRQSGNISSSTGTGPSGDHTTGNGTYVHVETSGKHVDDQAKFEANTLSMSDSCVMNFYYHMHGSTTGKLEVKLNGNVLFSQYGDQGNQWKHGSVKIVKGNAAIQFVATLGSGDKSNIAVDDVRFTKECTATPEQLTTDFETDFGKWNSQGTLQWTRRSGSTTSSNTGPRGDHTTGSGTYVYLDTSGKNPGDRAIFAASTQSASDACTMKFYYHMYGSTIGTLEVYLNGKIAFSKSGNRRNRWKMGSVYIAKGNAVIQFVATRGSARKSDIAVDDVTFTTGCTTTIKATPEQLATDFETDNGMWFSPGKLQWKRLSGNTPTSYTGPSGDHTTGNGKYLYVDASGKNPGDQSRFEANTRSASDYCIMNFYYHMEGFSMGKLEVKINGIVLFSKSGNQRDQWKQGSVNIAKGNATIQFVATRGRGYRSDIAIDDVTFSTGCTSPNFVPGAVFIPVTGSIVAPEQLATDFETNNGKWNSQGTIQWRRQSGSALPPNTGPSRDHTTGNGNYLYMVSTWEKTGDQARLEANTRSASDSCDMNFYYHMYGLMMGKLEVKLNEKVAFSQSGDKGDQWRMGSVKIGQGNVAIQFVATRGRSPMSDIAIDDITFSPGCTTTIPVTSPNAGT; from the exons ATGGATAATAAGATATTG ATAATCTTGTTGGCTTGGTTCGTCGGGAGTATAATGGCGATCCCTTCGAAAAGATACAAtg GCGTATTGGATACCGATTTCGAGACGGATAACGGAATATGGAAATCGcaaagaaaattcaaatggACGAGACAATCGGGCAGTACACCTACTTCTGGCACCGGTCCAAGTGGAGACCATACGACTGGAAATG GAACGTATGTGTATATGGAATCTTCTCCCCCGGCAAGACGAGGCAATCGTGCCAGGTTTGAAGCTAACATCCAATCAGCGTCTGACGCCTGCGTCATGAACTTTTACTATCACATGTACGGTTCAACGATGGGAAGATTACAAGTTAAACTCAACGGAGACGTTTTATTTTCGAAATCTGGTAATCAGGGAAATCAATGGAAACTAGGATCAGTTCCAATCGCAAAAGGAAACGCCGCG atcgaGTTTGTCGCTATCCGGGGAAGCTATCGTATGTCCGACATAGctattgatgacgtcactttTACTACAGGATGCTCAACAGTGACACCAG CACAATTGACTACCGATTTTGAGACGGATATCGGAATGTGGAACTCGCGTGGAACATTAGAATGGACAAGACAATCAGgcaatatatcatcttcaacaGGCACCGGTCCAAGTGGAGATCATACGACTGGAAATG GAACGTACGTCCACGTGGAAACTTCCGGAAAACATGTGGACGATCAGGCCAAGTTTGAAGCAAATACCCTATCGATGTCTGACTCCTGCGTCATGAACTTCTATTATCACATGCATGGTTCAACGACAGGGAAATTAGAAGTGAAACTCAACGGAAACGTTTTATTTTCGCAATATGGTGATCAGGGAAATCAATGGAAACACGGATCAGTTAAGATTGTAAAAGGAAACGCCGCG ATCCAATTTGTCGCTACTCTGGGAAGCGGCGATAAGTCCAACATAGCTGTTGATGACGTCAGATTTACTAAGGAATGCACTGCGACACCAG AACAATTGACTACCGATTTTGAGACAGATTTCGGAAAGTGGAACTCTCAGGGAACGTTACAATGGACCAGACGATCAGGCAGTACAACATCTTCAAACACCGGTCCACGTGGAGATCATACGACTGGAAGTG GAACCTATGTATATCTGGACACCTCCGGGAAAAATCCAGGTGATCGAGCCATTTTTGCAGCAAGTACACAATCAGCGTCTGACGCCTGCACCatgaaattttattatcacatGTACGGTTCAACGATAGGAACATTAGAAGTATATCTCAACGGAAAAATTGCATTTTCGAAATCTGGTAATCGGAGAAATCGATGGAAAATGGGATCAGTTTATATTGCAAAAGGAAACGCCGTA atccAGTTTGTCGCTACCCGGGGAAGCGCGAGGAAATCCGACATAGCTGTTGATGACGTAACTTTTACAACGGGATGCACTACGACGATAAAAGCGACACCAG AACAATTGGCTACCGACTTCGAGACGGACAACGGAATGTGGTTCTCGCCGGGAAAATTGCAATGGAAGAGACTATCAGGCAATACACCAACTTCATACACCGGTCCAAGTGGAGATCATACGACTGGAAATG GAAAGTATTTGTACGTGGATGCTTCCGGAAAAAATCCAGGCGATCAATCCAGGTTTGAAGCGAATACCCGATCTGCGTCAGACTACTGCATCATGAACTTTTATTATCACATGGAAGGTTTTTCGATGGGAAAATTAGAAGTTAAAATCAACGGAATCGTTTTATTTTCGAAATCTGGTAATCAGAGAGATCAATGGAAACAGGGATCCGTTAATATTGCGAAAGGGAACGCAACA ATCCAGTTTGTCGCTACCCGTGGACGTGGTTATAGATCTGACATAGctattgatgacgtcactttTTCTACGGGATGCACCTCTCCAAACTTTGTCCCTGGGGCTGTATTTATCCCAGTCACTGGATCCATAGTTGCACCAG AACAATTGGCTACCGATTTCGAGACGAATAATGGAAAGTGGAACTCACAGGGAACGATACAATGGAGGAGACAATCAGGCAGTGCACTGCCTCCAAATACCGGACCAAGTAGAGATCATACGACTGGAAATG gaAATTATTTGTACATGGTATCTACCTGGGAAAAAACAGGTGATCAAGCCAGATTAGAAGCAAATACCCGATCAGCGTCGGACTCCTGCGACATGAACTTCTATTATCACATGTATGGCCTTATGATGGGTAAATTAGAAGTTAAACTCAACGAAAAAGTTGCATTTTCGCAATCTGGTGATAAGGGAGATCAATGGAGAATGGGATCGGTCAAAATTGGACAAGGTAATGTCGCG atccaGTTCGTCGCTACCCGGGGAAGGTCTCCTATGTCTGATATAGCTATTGATGACATCACTTTTTCTCCGGGGTGCACCACGACAATTCCAGTAACCTCCCCAAACGCAGGCACTTGA
- the LOC141902014 gene encoding MAM and LDL-receptor class A domain-containing protein 1-like isoform X2, whose protein sequence is MESSPPARRGNRARFEANIQSASDACVMNFYYHMYGSTMGRLQVKLNGDVLFSKSGNQGNQWKLGSVPIAKGNAAIEFVAIRGSYRMSDIAIDDVTFTTGCSTVTPAQLTTDFETDIGMWNSRGTLEWTRQSGNISSSTGTGPSGDHTTGNGTYVHVETSGKHVDDQAKFEANTLSMSDSCVMNFYYHMHGSTTGKLEVKLNGNVLFSQYGDQGNQWKHGSVKIVKGNAAIQFVATLGSGDKSNIAVDDVRFTKECTATPEQLTTDFETDFGKWNSQGTLQWTRRSGSTTSSNTGPRGDHTTGSGTYVYLDTSGKNPGDRAIFAASTQSASDACTMKFYYHMYGSTIGTLEVYLNGKIAFSKSGNRRNRWKMGSVYIAKGNAVIQFVATRGSARKSDIAVDDVTFTTGCTTTIKATPEQLATDFETDNGMWFSPGKLQWKRLSGNTPTSYTGPSGDHTTGNGKYLYVDASGKNPGDQSRFEANTRSASDYCIMNFYYHMEGFSMGKLEVKINGIVLFSKSGNQRDQWKQGSVNIAKGNATIQFVATRGRGYRSDIAIDDVTFSTGCTSPNFVPGAVFIPVTGSIVAPEQLATDFETNNGKWNSQGTIQWRRQSGSALPPNTGPSRDHTTGNGNYLYMVSTWEKTGDQARLEANTRSASDSCDMNFYYHMYGLMMGKLEVKLNEKVAFSQSGDKGDQWRMGSVKIGQGNVAIQFVATRGRSPMSDIAIDDITFSPGCTTTIPVTSPNAGT, encoded by the exons ATGGAATCTTCTCCCCCGGCAAGACGAGGCAATCGTGCCAGGTTTGAAGCTAACATCCAATCAGCGTCTGACGCCTGCGTCATGAACTTTTACTATCACATGTACGGTTCAACGATGGGAAGATTACAAGTTAAACTCAACGGAGACGTTTTATTTTCGAAATCTGGTAATCAGGGAAATCAATGGAAACTAGGATCAGTTCCAATCGCAAAAGGAAACGCCGCG atcgaGTTTGTCGCTATCCGGGGAAGCTATCGTATGTCCGACATAGctattgatgacgtcactttTACTACAGGATGCTCAACAGTGACACCAG CACAATTGACTACCGATTTTGAGACGGATATCGGAATGTGGAACTCGCGTGGAACATTAGAATGGACAAGACAATCAGgcaatatatcatcttcaacaGGCACCGGTCCAAGTGGAGATCATACGACTGGAAATG GAACGTACGTCCACGTGGAAACTTCCGGAAAACATGTGGACGATCAGGCCAAGTTTGAAGCAAATACCCTATCGATGTCTGACTCCTGCGTCATGAACTTCTATTATCACATGCATGGTTCAACGACAGGGAAATTAGAAGTGAAACTCAACGGAAACGTTTTATTTTCGCAATATGGTGATCAGGGAAATCAATGGAAACACGGATCAGTTAAGATTGTAAAAGGAAACGCCGCG ATCCAATTTGTCGCTACTCTGGGAAGCGGCGATAAGTCCAACATAGCTGTTGATGACGTCAGATTTACTAAGGAATGCACTGCGACACCAG AACAATTGACTACCGATTTTGAGACAGATTTCGGAAAGTGGAACTCTCAGGGAACGTTACAATGGACCAGACGATCAGGCAGTACAACATCTTCAAACACCGGTCCACGTGGAGATCATACGACTGGAAGTG GAACCTATGTATATCTGGACACCTCCGGGAAAAATCCAGGTGATCGAGCCATTTTTGCAGCAAGTACACAATCAGCGTCTGACGCCTGCACCatgaaattttattatcacatGTACGGTTCAACGATAGGAACATTAGAAGTATATCTCAACGGAAAAATTGCATTTTCGAAATCTGGTAATCGGAGAAATCGATGGAAAATGGGATCAGTTTATATTGCAAAAGGAAACGCCGTA atccAGTTTGTCGCTACCCGGGGAAGCGCGAGGAAATCCGACATAGCTGTTGATGACGTAACTTTTACAACGGGATGCACTACGACGATAAAAGCGACACCAG AACAATTGGCTACCGACTTCGAGACGGACAACGGAATGTGGTTCTCGCCGGGAAAATTGCAATGGAAGAGACTATCAGGCAATACACCAACTTCATACACCGGTCCAAGTGGAGATCATACGACTGGAAATG GAAAGTATTTGTACGTGGATGCTTCCGGAAAAAATCCAGGCGATCAATCCAGGTTTGAAGCGAATACCCGATCTGCGTCAGACTACTGCATCATGAACTTTTATTATCACATGGAAGGTTTTTCGATGGGAAAATTAGAAGTTAAAATCAACGGAATCGTTTTATTTTCGAAATCTGGTAATCAGAGAGATCAATGGAAACAGGGATCCGTTAATATTGCGAAAGGGAACGCAACA ATCCAGTTTGTCGCTACCCGTGGACGTGGTTATAGATCTGACATAGctattgatgacgtcactttTTCTACGGGATGCACCTCTCCAAACTTTGTCCCTGGGGCTGTATTTATCCCAGTCACTGGATCCATAGTTGCACCAG AACAATTGGCTACCGATTTCGAGACGAATAATGGAAAGTGGAACTCACAGGGAACGATACAATGGAGGAGACAATCAGGCAGTGCACTGCCTCCAAATACCGGACCAAGTAGAGATCATACGACTGGAAATG gaAATTATTTGTACATGGTATCTACCTGGGAAAAAACAGGTGATCAAGCCAGATTAGAAGCAAATACCCGATCAGCGTCGGACTCCTGCGACATGAACTTCTATTATCACATGTATGGCCTTATGATGGGTAAATTAGAAGTTAAACTCAACGAAAAAGTTGCATTTTCGCAATCTGGTGATAAGGGAGATCAATGGAGAATGGGATCGGTCAAAATTGGACAAGGTAATGTCGCG atccaGTTCGTCGCTACCCGGGGAAGGTCTCCTATGTCTGATATAGCTATTGATGACATCACTTTTTCTCCGGGGTGCACCACGACAATTCCAGTAACCTCCCCAAACGCAGGCACTTGA